One Alcaligenes ammonioxydans DNA segment encodes these proteins:
- the gmk gene encoding guanylate kinase, translated as MSTSYPGTVFMVVAPSGAGKSSLVNALLTNDSNIMLSISATTRAPRPGESHGEHYFFVDKPRFEQMCADNAMLEWAKVHDNYYGTPREPIQKALQEGRDVLLEIDWQGARLARAHFPEAVGIFILPPSLPTLQARLRKRGQDSEETIARRLEAAEHEIAHVHDCQYAIINEDFDTALQQLLSIVQASRLRTATQSVRHRQLFQQLGANALLNQG; from the coding sequence ATGTCCACGAGCTATCCTGGCACCGTTTTTATGGTTGTCGCCCCTAGCGGGGCCGGCAAATCCAGTCTGGTCAACGCCCTATTGACCAACGATTCCAACATCATGCTGTCCATCTCGGCCACCACGCGCGCGCCGCGTCCCGGAGAGAGTCACGGCGAGCACTATTTCTTCGTGGATAAACCACGTTTTGAGCAGATGTGTGCTGACAACGCCATGCTGGAATGGGCTAAAGTCCATGACAACTACTATGGCACCCCGCGCGAACCCATTCAGAAAGCCTTGCAAGAAGGCCGTGATGTGTTGCTGGAAATCGATTGGCAAGGCGCTCGTCTGGCCCGAGCCCATTTTCCTGAGGCCGTAGGCATTTTCATCCTGCCGCCCTCCTTACCCACCTTGCAGGCGCGTTTACGCAAACGCGGCCAGGACAGCGAAGAGACGATCGCCCGTCGCCTGGAGGCGGCCGAGCACGAAATCGCCCATGTTCACGACTGTCAATATGCTATTATCAATGAGGATTTTGATACGGCATTACAGCAGCTATTGAGTATTGTGCAGGCCAGTCGTTTGCGCACTGCCACTCAGTCAGTACGGCATCGCCAACTCTTTCAACAATTAGGCGCAAATGCCCTGCTGAACCAGGGCTGA
- the rpoZ gene encoding DNA-directed RNA polymerase subunit omega — MARITIEDCLEQVPNRFKLTLAAAYRARELAQGHEPRLESKNKPTVTALREIASGATGLEMLRKVPT; from the coding sequence ATGGCTCGCATCACTATCGAGGACTGCCTGGAGCAGGTCCCTAATCGTTTCAAGCTCACTTTGGCCGCAGCTTACCGTGCGCGTGAACTGGCCCAAGGCCACGAACCACGCCTGGAGAGCAAGAACAAGCCTACGGTTACCGCCTTGCGAGAAATTGCCTCGGGCGCGACCGGTCTGGAAATGCTGCGTAAAGTTCCTACCTGA
- a CDS encoding RelA/SpoT family protein, with amino-acid sequence MAFSGLRGASSGLLAVLKKGSRLGRRKPKEKTPAAQASAVPDSANPPIASLAPLTKIISQYLDPKDVERVREAYRFSDQAHLGQFRASGEPYISHPIAVTEICAGWKLDTDALMSALLHDVIEDQDVTKQELAEKFGTDVAEIVDGLSKLERLEFATKTQQQADSFRKMLLAMSRDVRVILIKLADRLHNMRTLDAVKPEKRRRVAQETLDIYAPIAHRLGLNALFRELQDRCFKAIYPNRYKVLHKALLAARGNRREVLSKITEAVKIALPAAGIDAEISGREKSLYSIFCKMVEQKKSFSDVLDIYGFRVIVHTLPECYLSLGTLHQLYRPVPGKFKDYIAIPKVNGYQSLHTTLIGPYGTPVEFQFRTREMDHVAEEGVASHWLYKEDDVTLNDLQKRTHRWLQSLLDIQSQTGDSTEFLEHVKVDLFPDAVYVHTPKGKIISLPRGATPVDFAYSIHTDIGNHAVACKINGEFAPLRTELKSGDSVEIITSPAARPSAQWLNYVRSGRARSEIRHYLRTVKYEESVAFGRRLLDQAFDQLGLPHATDDDPNWDKLAKGSGAASREEILADIGLGKRLAAVVARRFAPENPLLETTAAEFDEISANTSAPILIHGNEGQAVQLAPCCGPLPGDAIIGGIRLGHGLVVHMAECAVAQRAQAKEPERWVPVMWDSNTARHLSTRLDVTTINERGVLGRLAAEITDADSNILHISMPDESAATSVLHLTVQVDSRTHLARVIRAIRHVPQVQKIVRVKG; translated from the coding sequence ATGGCATTTTCTGGTTTACGGGGCGCATCGTCTGGGCTGTTGGCCGTCCTTAAAAAAGGTTCACGGCTAGGGCGGCGCAAGCCTAAAGAGAAGACGCCCGCGGCCCAGGCATCGGCCGTGCCAGACAGCGCCAACCCGCCGATTGCCTCGCTGGCTCCCCTTACCAAGATCATCTCGCAGTACCTGGACCCCAAAGATGTGGAACGGGTACGCGAAGCCTACCGCTTCTCCGACCAGGCGCATCTGGGGCAGTTTCGCGCCAGTGGTGAACCCTATATCTCGCACCCGATTGCGGTTACGGAAATCTGTGCCGGCTGGAAGCTGGATACCGATGCCCTGATGTCAGCCCTGCTGCACGACGTGATCGAAGATCAGGATGTCACCAAGCAGGAACTGGCCGAGAAGTTTGGTACAGATGTAGCCGAGATCGTGGATGGCCTGTCCAAACTGGAACGGCTGGAGTTTGCCACCAAAACGCAACAGCAAGCTGACAGCTTTCGCAAGATGCTGCTGGCCATGTCGCGCGATGTACGCGTCATCCTGATCAAGCTGGCTGACCGCTTGCACAATATGCGTACGCTGGACGCGGTCAAGCCCGAAAAGCGCCGCCGTGTGGCCCAGGAAACCCTGGACATTTATGCTCCGATTGCACATCGTCTGGGCTTGAATGCCCTGTTTCGCGAGCTGCAAGACCGCTGCTTCAAGGCCATCTATCCCAACCGTTATAAAGTGCTGCACAAGGCCTTGCTGGCTGCGCGTGGCAACCGCCGAGAAGTCTTGAGCAAGATCACCGAAGCCGTCAAGATTGCCTTGCCGGCTGCCGGGATTGATGCCGAAATTTCCGGCCGCGAAAAGTCGCTCTACAGCATTTTCTGCAAGATGGTCGAGCAGAAGAAATCCTTTTCGGATGTGCTGGACATTTACGGCTTTCGCGTCATTGTGCATACCTTGCCCGAGTGCTACCTGTCTTTGGGCACCCTGCACCAGCTCTATCGCCCCGTGCCAGGGAAATTCAAGGACTACATTGCCATCCCTAAAGTAAATGGCTATCAGTCCCTGCACACAACCTTGATTGGCCCCTACGGCACCCCCGTCGAGTTCCAGTTCCGCACGCGTGAAATGGACCATGTGGCCGAGGAAGGTGTCGCCTCTCACTGGCTGTACAAAGAAGATGACGTCACCCTGAACGATCTGCAAAAGCGCACACACCGCTGGCTGCAGTCCTTGCTGGATATTCAAAGCCAGACGGGTGACTCCACGGAGTTTCTGGAACACGTCAAGGTTGACCTGTTTCCCGATGCCGTTTACGTTCACACGCCTAAAGGCAAGATTATTTCTCTGCCACGCGGCGCGACGCCAGTCGACTTTGCCTACAGCATCCATACGGATATTGGCAATCACGCCGTGGCGTGCAAGATCAATGGCGAGTTCGCCCCCTTGCGCACTGAGCTGAAAAGCGGTGACTCGGTGGAGATCATTACCTCCCCGGCTGCCCGACCCAGTGCCCAATGGTTGAACTACGTCCGTTCGGGCCGCGCCCGTTCGGAGATTCGCCACTACCTGCGCACCGTCAAATACGAGGAATCCGTCGCCTTTGGCCGTCGCCTGCTCGATCAGGCCTTCGACCAGCTAGGTTTGCCTCACGCCACAGACGACGATCCCAACTGGGACAAACTGGCCAAGGGATCGGGCGCCGCATCCCGTGAAGAAATTCTGGCCGATATCGGTTTGGGCAAACGTCTGGCCGCCGTGGTAGCCCGGCGCTTTGCCCCGGAAAACCCTTTGCTGGAAACAACAGCTGCTGAATTTGACGAAATCAGCGCCAACACCTCGGCCCCTATTCTGATTCATGGCAACGAAGGTCAAGCCGTGCAACTGGCCCCCTGCTGTGGGCCTTTGCCTGGTGACGCCATTATTGGGGGGATTCGCCTGGGCCATGGCCTGGTAGTGCACATGGCGGAATGCGCGGTGGCACAGCGCGCCCAGGCCAAGGAGCCGGAGCGTTGGGTGCCGGTGATGTGGGACAGTAATACCGCCCGCCATCTGTCCACCCGACTGGATGTCACCACCATTAATGAACGGGGCGTTCTGGGGCGTCTGGCGGCTGAAATTACCGATGCCGACTCCAACATCTTGCACATCTCCATGCCCGACGAGTCGGCAGCCACTTCCGTACTGCATCTGACCGTTCAGGTGGACAGTCGTACTCATCTGGCCCGCGTTATCCGGGCGATTCGACACGTTCCTCAGGTTCAAAAGATTGTGCGTGTCAAAGGCTAA
- a CDS encoding AzlD domain-containing protein gives MDWSFLLMVVLAGLGTFLIRYLPLRLGGRQHKADPSRISIWPRLFGAIGPAGVVSLLVVSLISLLRPDQLALDLPPLLAGLAGVLLGRRWPGGIAGSTLLGVVAYGLCTAYVGV, from the coding sequence ATGGACTGGAGTTTCCTGCTCATGGTTGTGCTGGCTGGACTGGGCACATTTTTGATTCGCTATCTACCTTTGCGCCTTGGAGGACGTCAGCACAAAGCTGATCCCAGTCGTATTTCGATCTGGCCCCGTTTGTTCGGTGCGATTGGTCCTGCGGGCGTGGTGTCCTTATTGGTCGTGTCCTTGATATCCTTGCTGCGTCCCGATCAGTTGGCCCTGGATTTGCCGCCTTTGCTGGCCGGCCTGGCCGGCGTCCTGCTGGGCCGTCGCTGGCCAGGGGGGATTGCGGGATCAACATTGCTGGGCGTGGTGGCCTATGGCTTGTGTACGGCCTATGTCGGGGTCTGA
- a CDS encoding AzlC family ABC transporter permease: protein MMIGSAYRRGLRDSASIALGYVPVAISFGLAAVHAGLSPWLAVLVSLVVYAGASQFILISLLLAGAAYPSILGIVLVMNLRHVFYGPSLMGFFTGPRTVSSLFLAPGLTDEVFAASAAGIARQPPLEQESWYCGLQLGSYLSWVLGTAVGAYFASDLLGQSPVLEKTLGFVLPALFFALLLEIRRSAPMAVLLAAALGALLAMTLLPSYLAIIVGMLAGGLMALRRA, encoded by the coding sequence ATGATGATCGGTTCGGCGTATCGACGTGGTTTGCGCGACAGCGCCTCCATTGCTCTGGGCTATGTGCCCGTCGCCATTTCGTTTGGTTTGGCTGCCGTGCATGCGGGTCTGTCGCCGTGGTTGGCGGTGTTGGTGTCTCTGGTCGTGTACGCCGGCGCCAGCCAGTTTATATTGATCAGCCTGCTGCTTGCTGGTGCCGCCTATCCCAGTATTTTGGGGATTGTGCTGGTAATGAACCTGCGTCATGTGTTTTATGGCCCCAGCCTGATGGGTTTTTTTACCGGTCCCAGGACGGTCTCCAGCCTGTTTTTGGCTCCTGGCCTGACCGATGAGGTGTTTGCGGCCTCTGCGGCCGGCATAGCGCGTCAACCACCCCTGGAACAGGAGTCCTGGTATTGCGGTTTGCAACTGGGATCGTATCTGTCCTGGGTGCTGGGTACGGCGGTAGGCGCGTATTTTGCCAGCGACTTGTTGGGGCAGTCACCGGTTTTGGAAAAAACCTTGGGCTTTGTTCTGCCAGCGCTGTTTTTTGCCTTGCTGCTGGAAATCCGCCGCTCGGCACCCATGGCCGTGCTGCTGGCTGCGGCGTTGGGAGCCTTGCTTGCCATGACTTTGCTGCCCTCGTACTTGGCCATTATTGTGGGCATGCTGGCCGGGGGTTTGATGGCTTTGCGCCGCGCGTAG
- a CDS encoding peptidoglycan DD-metalloendopeptidase family protein, whose protein sequence is MTHTDISMVRRRLIGAATVWGLTAPWWAHAAPPAGTFIERTLHHPVPGGVAVLDLGTAATMPVANFNGQRVLVIQDADRHWKAIVGLDLKTRPGQHSLVVQGQPAVGFRVGSKRYREQRITLKNKSHVNPDPQQQARFEREYEEQMQAYASFREEGPSNVVFEKPVPGRLTSPFGLRRFFNGEERNPHSGLDFAAPTGTAVKVPADGIVTIVADYFFNGKTVFVDHGQGLITMFCHLSTFDVRVGDRVSRGDVVARSGATGRATGPHLHWNVSLNNARVDPAIFIGAFQA, encoded by the coding sequence ATGACTCACACGGATATTTCGATGGTACGGCGGCGCCTTATAGGCGCCGCAACTGTTTGGGGCTTGACCGCTCCGTGGTGGGCCCACGCGGCGCCGCCTGCGGGCACATTCATCGAACGTACGCTGCACCACCCAGTGCCGGGCGGAGTGGCCGTGCTGGACTTGGGAACGGCCGCCACGATGCCGGTAGCGAACTTTAACGGCCAGCGTGTCCTGGTGATTCAGGATGCTGACCGGCATTGGAAAGCCATTGTGGGCCTGGACCTGAAAACACGGCCTGGTCAACACAGCCTCGTGGTGCAAGGCCAGCCTGCGGTGGGGTTCCGGGTGGGCAGCAAACGGTATCGTGAGCAGCGTATCACCCTTAAGAACAAGTCCCATGTGAATCCGGACCCGCAACAGCAGGCCCGTTTCGAGCGTGAGTACGAAGAGCAGATGCAGGCTTATGCCAGTTTCCGCGAAGAGGGACCCAGCAATGTGGTTTTTGAAAAACCAGTGCCGGGGCGTCTGACCAGTCCTTTCGGTCTACGCCGTTTCTTCAACGGTGAAGAGCGCAACCCCCATTCCGGCCTGGACTTCGCAGCGCCGACCGGCACGGCGGTCAAGGTGCCGGCAGACGGAATCGTGACCATCGTGGCGGATTACTTCTTCAACGGCAAAACTGTATTTGTGGATCATGGTCAGGGCCTGATCACCATGTTCTGCCACTTGTCGACCTTTGATGTACGAGTGGGCGACCGCGTCAGCAGGGGTGATGTGGTGGCACGTTCGGGTGCGACGGGCCGTGCAACGGGCCCTCACTTGCACTGGAATGTCAGTCTGAACAATGCTCGGGTAGATCCAGCGATCTTTATTGGTGCTTTTCAGGCCTAG